Proteins encoded together in one Myxocyprinus asiaticus isolate MX2 ecotype Aquarium Trade chromosome 21, UBuf_Myxa_2, whole genome shotgun sequence window:
- the osr1 gene encoding protein odd-skipped-related 1, which translates to MGSKTLPAPVPLHPSLQLANYSFLQTSNGLQLPSDHMPSIYSFSALHAVHLHQWTLGYPPFTLPRCTFSKLPGLVDARFPLPSIPLFPHLIQPGKQESPGPISGASSKNKPRFDFANLAAAATQDDALKAEDLSTNGGHMRSPSLGCLLDVAKLSSPERKPSRGRLPSKTKKEFVCKFCGRHFTKSYNLLIHERTHTDERPYTCDICHKAFRRQDHLRDHRYIHSKEKPFKCQECGKGFCQSRTLAVHKTLHMQVKELKPAKIK; encoded by the exons ATGGGCAGTAAGACACTCCCAGCACCCGTGCCCCTTCATCCCTCTCTGCAGCTGGCGAACTATTCCTTCCTTCAGACCTCCAATGGGCTGCAGCTGCCTTCTGACCACATGCCCAGCATCTACAGTTTCAGTGCCCTCCATGCCGTCCACCTACACCAGTGGACTCTGGGCTACCCGCCTTTCACTTTGCCGCGCTGTACCTTCTCCAAGCTGCCTGGTCTAGTGGATGCCCGCTTTCCCCTACCCTCAATCCCTCTGTTCCCCCACCTCATCCAGCCTGGCAAGCAAGAGTCCCCTGGGCCCATCTCTGGAGCATCTTCCAAGAACAAACCCCGTTTTGACTTTGCCAACCTGGCAGCAGCCGCCACACAAGATGACGCCCTGAAGGCGGAAGATCTGAGCACTAATGGTGGGCACATGCGTTCGCCTTCATTAGGATGCCTACTAGATGTGGCCAAGCTCTCCTCACCGGAAAGGAAGCCCAGCCGAGGACGACTCCcatccaagacaaaaaaggaGTTTGTGTGTAAGTTCTGCGGCCGCCACTTCACCAAGTCCTACAACCTGTTGATCCACGagcgcacacacacagatgagcGGCCCTACACTTGTGACATCTGTCATAAGGCCTTCAGGAGGCAGGACCACTTGAGAGACCACAG GTACATCCATTCCAAAGAGAAACCATTTAAATGCCAagagtgtggaaagggtttctgTCAGTCCAGAACTCTTGCTGTCCACAAAACATTACACATGCAGGTCAAggagcttaaaccagctaagataaAGTGA